The genomic stretch TGCAATAATTAAAATGATACGAGAGGAGGGGGGGTGCAGCTTGACAGCGTATTCAGAAAGGCCGATAATATCGTCAGTAGGAAGGTGATGGATGAAACTCTGCTTGTGCCCATTTCGGGTGAGCTGGCGTCCATGGATAATCTGTACTCTCTGAATGAAACCGGAGCCTTTATCTGGGGGGCACTGGACGGCTCCCGACCTCTTGTTGAAATAGGGAGGCAGTTAGGACAGATATACGACGCAGATGCGACGAAGATTGAAGCGGATCTGATGGAGATCATTGCTGAGTTGTCGGAGTCGGGTTTGGTTGTGGAAACTGCCGAGAATTGAGGCGTCATGACAAAGGAGAAAGATTGCTTCGGGTCGGGAGAAACAGATATCGCCCGGTATTTTGCCAAGGCCGCCACATCGCGAATACCCTTGTCCGCTTCCTTTGAGCTGACGCATCGGTGTAGTTTTCGTTGTGTTCATTGCTATCTTGGTGATCAGAAAAGTATTCGCAGGCATCAACACAGGGAACTGAAGAAGGAAAAAGTATTTCGTCTGCTGGACGAGATGGTTGAGGCCGGGACGTTGTTTCTCCTGTTGACCGGAGGCGATCCGATGCTCCGTTCAGATTTTGTGGAAATATATAAATATGCGGTTCGGTCTGGATTGCTGGTGACGGTTTTTTGTAACGGTTCCTTGGTGACTGATGAAATTGTCAGGGTCTTTGTCGAATATCCTCCGAGAGTAGTGGAGATAACAGTCTATGGAGCAAAGCCTGAGACCTTTGATGCTGTAACACAGCAGTTGGGTTCTTTCTCCGTCTGTGTGGCAGGAATAGAACGTTTGCGAAGGGCGAGAGTGCGCCTGCGACTGAAGACTATGGTGTTAACTGTAAATGTGGATGAGTTTCCTGCTATCCGACAGCTGGCTTTGGATATGGGGTTGCAGTTTCGCCATGATTGCTCCCTGCATGCCGCAATAGCTCATGAGGATAATAACGGACGCTCGAATATCGGTACTGCTGAGAGTAGCTTGACTGACCCGCTCCGGTATCGTCTTGCGCCGGAACAGGCAGCCGCTGTTGATTTGAGTATTGAAAAGTTTACACATGAATTGGCTGAAGGGGTAAAAAAAGTATGTCCGAAAGAATCCACGGAGCAATTGTACTCCTGCGGAGCAGGGAAGTCGTCATACCATATCGATCCCTATGGAATGCTACAGCCCTGTTTAACAGTTCAGTCGCATAGCTTTGATGTCAACAAGAAAGGAGTATTTCAGGCTGGCTGGGAGGGGTTGCTTAGGGATTTTATATCATGCACGGCATCAGCATCTTTTCCCTGTAATAATTGTAGAAATAGAGTGTTATGTACGTCATGTCCGGCTGTTTTTGCCGCAGTATCAGGAGATCCAGAGCTGGTAGATCCTTTTTACTGTCGTTATGCGGAAAAACGTCGAGATAATATTGTTGCATTCAGGAGAAAACACAGTGGATAACGTAAAAAGATCAGTTCAATTTTCAGAAACGGCTCAAACAGATAATGCTCGAAAGCAACCTTATGTAAAACCGAGCATGAAAACCATTTCTCTGTTTGCTGATGAGGTGCTGGTCGGTTGCGGCAAACTCACTACAGACCCAGTTCCAGAAGGTGGCTGTGGGCTTGCTATAAGCAGTTCTTGATGGAAAAAAATGAGGTTGTCTCTGGAAATTTAAAAGATTCTAACGAGTTGTTTGGTTCTGTAAAAGTGCAAAATAGGGAGGATGTGGACCGGGAAATTTTTTTTACTTATTCCATAGGAGGAATGTGCATTAATATTGGGGGAGCCTTGCTGAATATAGAGATACAGGCTTGCCCGTCCGAATATAAGCGTTTTTTTCGCTCCGTCAATATGTCTGGAGCGGATGTTCATATCAGTATGGACAAAACATCGGAACCGTATGAAGCTGTTTCTGGAGATGTAATCTTTCTTAATCGACATATCAAAGTTCAGGCTACCGAAGACGGGTTTCAAGTCTATAGGTTTCGGGATGGACAGCAGGAAACACCATATTTAATTATCCGAACAGATCAATATTTTTCCCGCTTTCATTATTGTTTTTATTCGGATGTCGAGCAGGGGCTCTGTTACAAACTGGCGGCCGATCAATTTCTTCTTCAACATAGTTTTATTAACCATCAAGGGTTGTTGAT from Candidatus Electrothrix communis encodes the following:
- a CDS encoding PqqD family protein — translated: MQLDSVFRKADNIVSRKVMDETLLVPISGELASMDNLYSLNETGAFIWGALDGSRPLVEIGRQLGQIYDADATKIEADLMEIIAELSESGLVVETAEN
- a CDS encoding radical SAM protein gives rise to the protein MTKEKDCFGSGETDIARYFAKAATSRIPLSASFELTHRCSFRCVHCYLGDQKSIRRHQHRELKKEKVFRLLDEMVEAGTLFLLLTGGDPMLRSDFVEIYKYAVRSGLLVTVFCNGSLVTDEIVRVFVEYPPRVVEITVYGAKPETFDAVTQQLGSFSVCVAGIERLRRARVRLRLKTMVLTVNVDEFPAIRQLALDMGLQFRHDCSLHAAIAHEDNNGRSNIGTAESSLTDPLRYRLAPEQAAAVDLSIEKFTHELAEGVKKVCPKESTEQLYSCGAGKSSYHIDPYGMLQPCLTVQSHSFDVNKKGVFQAGWEGLLRDFISCTASASFPCNNCRNRVLCTSCPAVFAAVSGDPELVDPFYCRYAEKRRDNIVAFRRKHSG